GGTTCAGGAACACGACCGGGACGATGGCGACGGGGACGACGTAGACGACCGCGAACGCGAGCGCGTACACCGCGGGGAGGACGGCGAACGTGCCGCGGACGCCGAGGCGCTCCTCGAGGTATCCGGAGGTTGACGCGGCGCCGGCGGACACGAGCTTGAACGCGGCGTAGAGGACGCCGAGGCCCGCGATGGGGACGCCGACGGCCCGGAGCATCGGCTGCTCGAACGGGCGGGTGGCGGCGAACGCGGTGGCGAAAACGGCGGCGTACGCGACGAACCAGCGGACCTCCGGGCGTCGGGCTTGAGCGCGCAGGAGCACGACGGCGTCCCGGACGCCGAAGGCCTGTTCGTCGGCGTCGGTCTCGATCGGGGGGAACGTGTAGAGGATCGGGAGGCCGACGAGTGCGAGCGCGGCATTCGCGAGGAACGGCGCGGCGGGTTCGACGGTGTACATGAGACCGCCGAGGACGGCGGCGACCGCGCTCGTGCCGAGGACGAGCGTGTTCGCGCGGCCGTCGACGCGAGCGTACTCGTCCTCGTCGCACGTCGACTGGAGGACCTCGTACAGCCAGGCGTCCTGGGTGCCCGAGCGGAACGCCCACCCGATCGCCCAGACTCCGAACAGCGCGAGGTACGCGGGTTTCGAGGGGAGGAACGGGAACGACGCCATGACCGCCGCGCGGACGACGGCGCCGACCGCG
Above is a genomic segment from Halorubellus sp. JP-L1 containing:
- a CDS encoding MFS transporter, encoding MKRPNGLVLRFYAFKVTNASGFYLPIYFVFLQDKGFDLAFLGLLSATFSLSLVAVEIPTGYLGDLVGRRGSLAVGAVVRAAVMASFPFLPSKPAYLALFGVWAIGWAFRSGTQDAWLYEVLQSTCDEDEYARVDGRANTLVLGTSAVAAVLGGLMYTVEPAAPFLANAALALVGLPILYTFPPIETDADEQAFGVRDAVVLLRAQARRPEVRWFVAYAAVFATAFAATRPFEQPMLRAVGVPIAGLGVLYAAFKLVSAGAASTSGYLEERLGVRGTFAVLPAVYALAFAVVYVVPVAIVPVVFLNRAINTAVRPIRNKYLNDRLDDVGRATVLSGASMALSVVSGLGKIVNGRVTDAIGPIDGVATASVVLAGVGALLWFAVDPVRSTGDESATDDATAEDAVTAD